AAACTGGTTACAGAAGAGGGTGACACCCTGGCCATTGCTCTGGAAGACGCAGCAGACTTGTTTGCAGACAATGCCGCAATTTTTCTGGATGCCCGAACACCTGCCGAGTATGAAACGGGACACATCCAGGGTGCTGTCAACCTGCCCTGGCATGAGGTGGACAACTATTTTGAAACCGTCATCATGACCCTGGATCCTGAAGCCATGATCATCACCTACTGCGACGGGGAAGCCTGTTCATTGAGCCATGACCTGGCACTGTTTCTCAAGGACTTGGGGTTCACCCGGGTCAAGGTGCTGGTCAACGGCTGGACCCTGTGGAAGGAACACGATCTGCCCGTTTCTACCCCCTCATCCTGATCTTTCGGAGGCCAAATGCTGCAAAAAAAATCATCTCATGATGTTCCACTTACCATAGGGTATCATTTTACCCGGCTGGTCATGGCTGGTGTGTTTATCTATGCCAGCATCGACAAAATCATCCACCCGGAACTGTTTGCCGAGGCAGTCTACAACTACCAGGTGCTGCCGGAATACCTGGTGAACCTGACCGCCCTGATACTGCCCTGGCTGGAGCTGATCCTGGGCGCCTGCCTGCTGGCCAACCGGTGGATGGCCGGGGCATCGGCCCTGGCTGCCATGTTGATGGCCTTGTTTGTGGGGATGATCATATTCAACCTGGCCCGGGGCCTGGATATCAGCTGCGGGTGTTTTTCCGCTGCCCAGGGTGATGATCCCATCACCCTGCTGACCCTGGCACGAGATAT
Above is a window of Desulfotignum balticum DSM 7044 DNA encoding:
- a CDS encoding rhodanese-like domain-containing protein → MAPTLVWYHIGNTARQTIFIILISVVLGAAVNFMRPNGIPFVQTWSMADKLVTEEGDTLAIALEDAADLFADNAAIFLDARTPAEYETGHIQGAVNLPWHEVDNYFETVIMTLDPEAMIITYCDGEACSLSHDLALFLKDLGFTRVKVLVNGWTLWKEHDLPVSTPSS
- a CDS encoding MauE/DoxX family redox-associated membrane protein, whose protein sequence is MLQKKSSHDVPLTIGYHFTRLVMAGVFIYASIDKIIHPELFAEAVYNYQVLPEYLVNLTALILPWLELILGACLLANRWMAGASALAAMLMALFVGMIIFNLARGLDISCGCFSAAQGDDPITLLTLARDIYFLIFSLGLAGLVYVRNTREVMEILGENQGG